One segment of Hippopotamus amphibius kiboko isolate mHipAmp2 chromosome 2, mHipAmp2.hap2, whole genome shotgun sequence DNA contains the following:
- the SFTPC gene encoding pulmonary surfactant-associated protein C isoform X2 codes for MDVGSKEVLMESPPDYSAVPGGWLRIPCCPVNIKRLLIVVVVVVLVVVVIVGALLMGLHMSQKHTEMVLEMSIAGPEAQQRLALSERVGTTATFSIGSTGIVVYDYQRLLIAYKPAPGTCCYIMKMAPQSIPSLEALTRKFQNVQAKPSVPTSKLGQEEGGDASLASSGDPTFLGSTVSTLCGEVPLYYI; via the exons ATGGATGTGGGCAGCAAAGAGGTCTTGATGGAGAGCCCGCCG GACTACTCAGCAGTCCCTGGGGGCTGGCTGCGCATCCCCTGCTGTCCTGTGAACATCAAACGCCTTCTCATCGTGGTTGTGGTGGTGGTCCTTGTCGTCGTGGTGATTGTAGGGGCCCTGCTCATGGGTCTTCACATGAGCCAGAAACATACTGAGATG GTCCTAGAGATGAGCATCGCGGGGCCGGAAGCCCAGCAACGCCTGGCCCTGAGTGAGCGTGTGGGAACCACTGCCACCTTCTCCATTGGCTCCACTGGCATTGTGGTGTATGACTACCAGCGG CTCCTGATTGCCTACAAGCCAGCCCCGGGAACCTGCTGCTACATCATGAAGATGGCTCCGCAGAGCATCCCAAGTCTTGAGGCTCTCACTAGAAAGTTCCAGAACGTCCAG GCCAAGCCCTCAGTGCCTACCTCTAAGCTGGGCCAGGAGGAAGGCGGTGACGCCAGCTTGGCATCCTCCGGGGACCCGACCTTCCTGGGCAGCACCGTGAGCACCCTATGTGGCGAGGTGCCCCTCTACTACATCTAG
- the SFTPC gene encoding pulmonary surfactant-associated protein C isoform X1, whose translation MDVGSKEVLMESPPDYSAVPGGWLRIPCCPVNIKRLLIVVVVVVLVVVVIVGALLMGLHMSQKHTEMVLEMSIAGPEAQQRLALSERVGTTATFSIGSTGIVVYDYQRNQLWGSCAQLLIAYKPAPGTCCYIMKMAPQSIPSLEALTRKFQNVQAKPSVPTSKLGQEEGGDASLASSGDPTFLGSTVSTLCGEVPLYYI comes from the exons ATGGATGTGGGCAGCAAAGAGGTCTTGATGGAGAGCCCGCCG GACTACTCAGCAGTCCCTGGGGGCTGGCTGCGCATCCCCTGCTGTCCTGTGAACATCAAACGCCTTCTCATCGTGGTTGTGGTGGTGGTCCTTGTCGTCGTGGTGATTGTAGGGGCCCTGCTCATGGGTCTTCACATGAGCCAGAAACATACTGAGATG GTCCTAGAGATGAGCATCGCGGGGCCGGAAGCCCAGCAACGCCTGGCCCTGAGTGAGCGTGTGGGAACCACTGCCACCTTCTCCATTGGCTCCACTGGCATTGTGGTGTATGACTACCAGCGG AACCAGCTCTGGGGTTCCTGTGCCCAGCTCCTGATTGCCTACAAGCCAGCCCCGGGAACCTGCTGCTACATCATGAAGATGGCTCCGCAGAGCATCCCAAGTCTTGAGGCTCTCACTAGAAAGTTCCAGAACGTCCAG GCCAAGCCCTCAGTGCCTACCTCTAAGCTGGGCCAGGAGGAAGGCGGTGACGCCAGCTTGGCATCCTCCGGGGACCCGACCTTCCTGGGCAGCACCGTGAGCACCCTATGTGGCGAGGTGCCCCTCTACTACATCTAG